The window TGACTTACTGCTAACATCGCCACCAAAAGCAGAAACCCTGCAAAGCTCTCCATAAATGCAGACAGTACAGGAACAAGGGGTAATAACCCCAAAGGAAAAACAACCTTCTTAACTAGATTCGGTTGGGTTAAAACAACCGTAGACGCTTGAACAAGCGCATTCGTAATCGCAGTCCAGGGCAATAGTCCCGCGTAGAGCCATAGACCAAACGTAAAGCTATTTGAATCAACTCCAACGAGATTGAGCTTAACTTTGAGAACAATTGAAAAAACATAGGTATAAATAAAAATTTGGGAAATTTGATGGGCGATCGTCCACAAATTTCCCAAACTTGATCCTTTATATTTAGCCTCCAAGTCTCGAACAACTAGAGCACGCAACAACCCTAATTGCTTAACTTGCTGATCGCTGAGTAATAACATTATCAATCATCTCTGAACAACACAGACCGGGACTGCTACAGCCTACGGTACAGACTAGCTCAGTTTATTTTCTTATTAAAGAGAACCAAGAAAGTCTCAAAATTGGTCAAATCTCATCATTCATTAAACATCGCTAAAAAAGGGAAGGGGTTCTAGGTAATAACCTAGAAACCCCCTCCCCTCTCTTCAATTATTAACCTGGCATCGAGCTATTTTCGCAGGGGGCTACCCCCCAACTATCGTCGCCGTAACAGCGTTTCACAACCGAGTTC of the Limnothrix sp. FACHB-406 genome contains:
- a CDS encoding ABC transporter permease, whose protein sequence is MLLLSDQQVKQLGLLRALVVRDLEAKYKGSSLGNLWTIAHQISQIFIYTYVFSIVLKVKLNLVGVDSNSFTFGLWLYAGLLPWTAITNALVQASTVVLTQPNLVKKVVFPLGLLPLVPVLSAFMESFAGFLLLVAMLAVSHQELQLTLILMPLIWIPQLLLTIGLSYLVAGLTVFIRDLAQSLLVVLSMLFYLTPIVYPLSAVPAEWRDWLLWLNPAAVVVEIYRELAITGQITHWGEWLATVGYSLVAYVVGRWVYRRLRPGFADVL